The following are encoded in a window of Bradyrhizobium sp. WBOS07 genomic DNA:
- the hrcA gene encoding heat-inducible transcriptional repressor HrcA: MAHHDPIHLIAPRAGLAQLNERSRDIFRQIVESYLATGEPVGSRNISRLIAMPLSPASVRNVMADLEQLGLIYAPHTSAGRLPTELGLRFFVDALMQVGDLNEAERQSIQSQLTSVGQAHSVEAALDQALTRLSGLTRAAAVVLTPKSNARLKHIEFVRLEPEKALVILVGEDGQVENRVLTLPPGVPSSAITEAGNFLNARIRGRTLAEARLELETALAEARAELDQLAQKVISAGIASWSGGENEDRQLIVRGHANLLEDLHALEDLERVRLLFDDLETKRGVIDLLGRAETAEGVRIFIGSENKLFSLSGSSTIIAPYRDAAGHIVGVLGVIGPTRLNYARVIPTVDYAARIVSRLLGG, encoded by the coding sequence GTGGCCCATCACGATCCGATCCATCTGATCGCGCCGCGCGCAGGCCTCGCCCAGCTCAACGAGCGTTCCCGCGATATCTTTCGTCAAATTGTCGAAAGTTACCTCGCGACCGGTGAGCCCGTGGGCTCGCGCAATATCTCGCGCCTGATCGCCATGCCGCTGTCGCCGGCCTCGGTCCGCAACGTCATGGCCGATCTGGAACAGCTCGGCCTGATCTATGCGCCGCACACTTCCGCCGGCCGGCTGCCGACGGAACTCGGCCTGCGCTTCTTCGTCGATGCCTTGATGCAGGTCGGCGACCTCAACGAGGCCGAACGGCAGTCGATCCAGAGCCAGCTCACGTCCGTAGGCCAGGCCCACTCGGTCGAGGCGGCGCTGGACCAGGCGCTGACGCGGCTGTCCGGGCTGACGCGGGCCGCGGCGGTGGTGCTGACGCCAAAGTCCAATGCACGGCTCAAGCACATCGAATTCGTCCGCCTGGAACCGGAGAAGGCCCTGGTCATCCTCGTCGGCGAGGACGGTCAGGTCGAGAACCGTGTGCTGACGCTGCCCCCTGGAGTTCCCTCCTCGGCGATCACCGAAGCCGGCAATTTCCTCAATGCGCGAATCCGCGGCCGCACCCTGGCCGAGGCGCGGCTCGAGCTCGAGACGGCGCTGGCCGAGGCCCGCGCCGAGCTCGACCAGCTCGCACAGAAGGTGATTTCCGCCGGAATCGCCAGCTGGTCCGGCGGCGAGAACGAGGACCGCCAGCTCATCGTGCGCGGCCATGCCAATCTGCTCGAAGATCTGCACGCGCTGGAGGATCTGGAGCGGGTGCGCCTGTTGTTCGACGATCTCGAGACCAAGCGCGGCGTGATCGATCTGCTCGGCCGGGCCGAAACGGCCGAGGGCGTGCGCATCTTCATCGGCAGCGAGAACAAGCTGTTCTCGCTCTCGGGGTCCTCCACCATCATTGCGCCCTATCGGGATGCCGCCGGTCACATCGTCGGCGTCCTCGGCGTGATCGGCCCGACGCGGCTGAATTATGCCCGCGTGATCCCGACGGTGGACTACGCCGCCCGCATCGTCAGCCGCCTTTTGGGGGGCTGA